gctttctattcaaaaatagcacaataaaaaattttagagtCAGGCAAAagtgtgaatttttttcttcgttttgcGCTTCTTTTCCCCTTTAGAAAAACGTTCTTGGAATTAGAAAGAATGTGTTGAAAGTTGTTAActgattttttttactttttaagtttaattgaaattttgtcctaaaaaaacttcaaaattttttttgtcttaaaaatttaaataaaattttgatttaagaaaaattttattaaaatcagtctttacaaataatCGAAAAAGGCCAACTACATGCCGAATTTTAACTTACGTACGTTAAAATTAAAACTGTAAATCAATAAGGTGAAATACATATGTGATTTACAaaaagatttagatttagcgtTTTGTTAATTTAATGGAAGTGCATTGCTGCTCAAGTTACGGTACATGCCATGTATGTGTGTACGAGCACATTTAACTTTATCACTAAATAGTTACGTACCTATATACTCGAGAGTTTTTACAACTGGCTTTCTGATCTCTTTACTTCGAAGAGTAAAGAGATCATTCGCTTGGTAGCTTCCACTAAGAGAGTTAattctgatttcctttctcttcTTCTCGCACATGAGGCTCAAAACCAGTTCCACCATTTATTTATGCTTCGTGCTCTCTCCATCGAACGAGAGTAATTATTTTGCCAGCTGAGGGCTTGCTTATTTGAAAACGTGAGCTCATTGTATTCGGTATTATTGATTGTGCTTCCATCTAGAGAACACAGAAGACAAACAAAGCGGCAACGACTTCCATATACATTAAACTACCAAACTACCTACAaccatttctaaattttttgttgtCATCCGCCGTCGAAGTATATAGCACCAAAACTTAACACACTCATTCATTCATCCATGGCAAACCtgcttttttttggcaaagagGGAATATCTGTCGCTGTAATATATTCAATTTGAACGTAATTTCAATTGGGAATAACTTGAACTGCCATCTTTACCAACGATTCGGTTGTGCTGTTTGCAGAAAATACAACTCTAAAAGGCTACGTTGAAGGCACTTTAcaacactgaaatttgacattatTTTTGTACATTGACAGCAGCTGCAGCAGCAGTAGTCCGTCCTATTAGCCGTCAGTTTATATTTGTCAATTCGTGCTACTGTGAAAAAAGGTCAATCGGTACCAATAATATTcccaaaattcaacaaaaatgtaaatgcTTATAGAAAAGAATAGCTTCaacagaaaaataaatatttagtgGTTGTTTGGTCCAAACGCGAATATACAAGCGGTGTTTTGTTCTGTTTTACGGTTAAAATTTGCTGCTACTCGAACAGCTGTCGAGATATTTCAGTGCCGTGTGTCGTCGTGTGATTTCAATTTATGTGGTTTGGTGTGTCCCGTCGTTGTCGAAGAAGttgtgtttatttttggataaagCCTAGCAATACTctgcgatatatatacatatatatctataCGCACCGTGCACTATTTACAAGCTATAGGGCAACAAATTAATATTGTTGTTCGAGCTATTGCTGCTTATGTTGTTATTGATAACTTTTCGTGCAGTATTCTTTCTTTCTAAGCGCTAGAGCTTTTGTGCAAGTGTATCAATAGCTCACCCCCATCGCGGCAAACATAATTCGAAAATTTATCTTCTCTTGGTCGAGTGAGCCCCGTCTTCTATTAGGTACGGTAACGGCATCGTGGTGGATAACTTCTACCTGAGAATGGATCCTTCGCGCGGTGATTCGCGCTATAATCTAAACTACTCAATGAGTAGTATTGGACTCTCATTGGCGGATCAGGCAGACATGTACGGCAATCCAGCCGCAGTGGCAGCTTTGGGTCGACCGCCCAGCGCTGGTTTATTACAGAGCATGGGCGCTGGAGGCGGTGTGGGCCTTGCATCACGTTCGGCTGGCAGTTTAATGTCTAATCCTTCTCAGTGCCAATCTTTGAGCAACAATTCTGGAAGTCATGGTTCGGGTCAGCAGCGTGGCATCAAACGATCTGGCTCCGATTGTTACGATGACACCCATCACCGTGTACCGAGTTCCGGCGGTAGTGCGTTATCAAATATTCAAGGTCTCGACAATTGCGGAGGAGCCAGTAGCAATGTGTCACACGGGGGTGGTGCTGCTGGCAATCAGCAACCACACTCCAGTGGTGCTGGAGGCAATGTTGCTGATGTGATTGACGATAACTACAATTCGTTGCAAAGTAAAAAATCACCTCCAGCGAATGGGAAAAAGACCAAAGGACGTGTCAAAATCAAAATGGAATAT
The genomic region above belongs to Stomoxys calcitrans chromosome 5, idStoCalc2.1, whole genome shotgun sequence and contains:
- the LOC106087752 gene encoding serum response factor homolog isoform X2 — encoded protein: MDPSRGDSRYNLNYSMSSIGLSLADQADMYGNPAAVAALGRPPSAGLLQSMGAGGGVGLASRSAGSLMSNPSQCQSLSNNSGSHGSGQQRGIKRSGSDCYDDTHHRVPSSGGSALSNIQGLDNCGGASSNVSHGGGAAGNQQPHSSGAGGNVADVIDDNYNSLQSKKSPPANGKKTKGRVKIKMEYIDNKLRRYTTFSKRKTGIMKKAYELSTLTGTQVMLLVASETGHVYTFATRKLQPMITSEAGKQLIQTCLNSPDPPSVGGGDQRMSATGFEETELSYNIADEDSKVRQLIYGHHGHAHLGHPQAPASHYGLDQSLMQSPYSGGQPSPLSHSQAYAHGHAHHSHVSHVPHSTHSHMSHTHPQR